The following DNA comes from Podarcis raffonei isolate rPodRaf1 chromosome 10, rPodRaf1.pri, whole genome shotgun sequence.
agtttgaccaaactgcgggaggcagtggaagacaggagtgctctggtccagggggtcacaaagagtcggacatgactaaacgactaaacaagaacaacagggATGTGGTTATGGAACCAAGGGAGCAGGGACACAAATAATTTTGGGAAACATGGATCTAGGTTCAGGCAATGTGCTGTTCCTGGGTCTAATGTATATATCCAGAAAATCAATGGCTGTTGTAGAGTCATTTTTGCAGTCCAGTTGATTTCGTTATATATGAAAGTGTTACTGAAGTAAATCTTCCGAATCTCCCAaatacaacaacagcagcaagttgAGCTAAGCACTTTAATTCTGAGAACATCAGCCTATCAGACTGATCAATAATTGCTACAGAGATGCTAAGAGATCCAACTCTGGAAGCAAAATGCACATGCTGGATGCATGAACGCTGCAAAGATACATGAGCACCACACCTCAGCCTGGAAGATAGCACCAGCACAGCTCAGCTTCACTGAATGAAGCCCTTTAAATCTCAGTTTTGtgactatctctctctctctctctctctctctgtgtgtgtgtgtgtgtgtgtgtgtgagagagagagagagagagagagagagagagagagagatgcaaattcTTTGTTCAAATCAGCAAACAGGTATTTGGTGCCCCCCTTGTGTTCTACAGAGTGTGGTCACAACTGCTCAGAGGTCTTAcaacagtggtggccaaacttgaccttccagcagttttgggactacaactcccatcaaccctagctaacaggaccagtggtcagggatgataggaattgtagtcccaaaacagctggagggccaagtttagccacCACTATCTTACAACAAGAATAGCTTAAGGGGTCGGTTCAGGGTATTCCATTCAGTGTTTCCCCAGTACAGCATTATTTCTGCCCCCTAAGACCAAATCTTCTCCAGTGATGTCTGGATCAACAATTGCTCCTACTGCAAAGGATAGTAGTTAGCATCTAAAGGGGagagctctctgtgtgtgtgtgtctgtgcagagTAACCTAACCACTTGGGCAACTGCaccttctgattggaaagccCTGCCCCTAAGAACTGGTGTGGGGCTTTTTGTCTTGATTGTTTCATAAAGCAGGAAAGATTCCACATCACCAACACAGCTTTTGCccactctctcttccttcctggtTCTCTTCTCAGAGTTGACCTTGATGCAGTCCATGGAAGGCAGCAATCGGACGCTGGTGGTGACCGAATTCATCTTCTTGGGTTTCTCTGGGGTCCACAGGGGTCAgtccttcctcttcctgctcttcCTGGCCATCTACCTCTTCACCCTGGTGGGAAATGGGGTGATCTTCATTCTGATCCAGCTGGATTCACGCCTCCACAGCCCCATGTACTTTTTCCTCAGCCATTTAGCTTTCATAGATATCTGCTACTCGTCGGTCACCATCCCCAAGATCCTGGTGAACTTCTTGCACCAGAGACACACCATTTCCTACAACCAGTGCATGGCCCAGATGTTCTTCCTGATGATATTTTCTGCAACCGAGTGCGCCCTGCTGGCTGTCATGGCCTATGACCGCTATGCCGCCATTTGTCAACCCTTGCGCTATGCTCAACTGATGAGCAGAAGAGTGTGTTTCCCTCTGGCTACTGCTTCTTGGACCTGTGGCCTCCTGGCCTCCACCATTCACACTGCGCTCTCCACCAACCTGGCCTTCTGTGGGGCCAACCAGATCCACCACATCTTCTGCGATGCCCCTCCTCTTCTGCAAATCGCCTGCAGCGACACCTACGTCAACGAGATGGCCCTTCATGTAGCAAGTGTGTTTGTCAGTCTGGGGACTTTCCTCCTGGTGGTCATCTCCTATATCTTCATTCTGTCGGCCATCCTTCGGATCCGCTCTAACACCGGCAGGCGAAAAGCTTTCTCCACTTGCGCCGCCCACATAGTTGTGGTCATCATCTATTTT
Coding sequences within:
- the LOC128422899 gene encoding olfactory receptor 1102-like yields the protein MQSMEGSNRTLVVTEFIFLGFSGVHRGQSFLFLLFLAIYLFTLVGNGVIFILIQLDSRLHSPMYFFLSHLAFIDICYSSVTIPKILVNFLHQRHTISYNQCMAQMFFLMIFSATECALLAVMAYDRYAAICQPLRYAQLMSRRVCFPLATASWTCGLLASTIHTALSTNLAFCGANQIHHIFCDAPPLLQIACSDTYVNEMALHVASVFVSLGTFLLVVISYIFILSAILRIRSNTGRRKAFSTCAAHIVVVIIYFGMANVNYNRPSAGYSLEVDTLISTLYCIIIPMLNPVIYSLRNKEVKEALRKVLGGLKKGSDLPH